Part of the Cryptosporangium arvum DSM 44712 genome, CGTCCTGCCGAGTGCCCTGCACGACGATCGGCGCCTCGGGGTAGAGCGTCAGCGCGGTGGACAGCCCGTCGCGCGCGCCCACGCCGGCGAGCAGCTCCGCGGCACCGCTGATCAGCGCGGCGCCGAGCGCGACCGCGACGATCGTGCCGAGCAGCCCGGTCCAGCGGGCCTTCAGAGTCGTCAGCGTGAACATCAGGCTTCCAGGTGGGCGAGTCGGGCAGCGACAGCATCCGGGGTGGGGCCGACAATTTCGCCGACCAGACGACCGTCGGCGAGGAAAACCACCTGATCGGCATAGGAGGCAGCCACCGGATCGTGGGTCACCATGACCACCGTTTGGCGTTGCCGGTCCACGATTCCGCGCAGGAGCGCGAGCACCTCGCGGGACGTGGTGCTGTCCAGTGCGCCGGTGGGCTCGTCGGCGAACAGCACGGCCGGACGGGTGATCAGCGCGCGGGCGATCGCGACGCGTTGCTGCTGCCCGCCGGACAGCTCGGTGGGGCGGTGGCGGGCACGGTCGGCGAGCCCGACGGCGGCCAGCGCGTCACGCACTTCGCTGCCGGACGGCCGGCGCTTCGCGAGCCGCAACGGCAGCTCGACGTTCTGCGCCGCGGTCAGCGACGGGAGCAGGTTGAACGACTGGAACACGAAGCCGATCCGGTCGCGGCGAAGCAGGGTCCGCTGCACTTCGTTGAGTTTGTGCACCTGGACGCCGGCGACCTCGATCGCGCCCTCGGTGGGGGAGTCGAGGCCGGCCGCGCACTGCAGCAGCGTCGACTTGCCGGAGCCGGACGGACCCATCACCGCGGTGAACGAGCCGGTGGGAAATGTGAGCGAGACGCCATCGAGTGCGGTGACGTGCTGGCTGCGTGAGCGATAGACCTTCCGGACGCCGTGCAGCGCGGCGGCGACCCCGGTGTTCGTGTCGGTGGCGAGCATGACTCCAGCGAACCGTCCGGGGCGCCCGGGGTCACGGCGGGAGAATGGTGTCCTCGAGGTAGAGCCAGGTCTACTTCGGGCGGTCGGCGAATTGTCGTAGGGGTGCCCTAGGTTGCTGGGCATGGCACTCGACCTCATCGCGCTGCTGCCCGAGCCGTGGCAGGCCGTCCTCACGCCGTTCCTCGACCGCGACCGGGTCGCTGAGCTCGGGCGGTTCGTCGAGCGGGAGTACGCGGAACAGACCGTCTATCCGCCGGTCGACGACCTGTTCGCCGCGTACCGGCTGTGCGCGCCCGACGACGTCCGGGTACTGCTGCTCGGGCAGGACCCGTACCACGGCCCGAACCAGGCGCACGGGCTGTGCTTCAGCGTCCGCGAGGGCAACCGGGTGCCGCCGTCGCTGCGCAACGTCTTCAAAGAAATGGCTGCTGACGTCGGCACGGAGATGCCGAAGAGCGGTGAGCTGACGGCGTGGGGTCAGCAGGGCATCTTGCTGCTCAACTCGGTGCTCACGGTACGTGGCGGCAAGCCCGGCTCGCATGCCAACAAGGGCTGGGAGGAGTTCACCGACGCCACGATCCGGGCCGTCAACACGCTCGATCACCGCGTGGTGTACCTGCTCTGGGGTAGCTATGCCCGCAAGAAGGCCGCGCTGGTCACGAATCCGGAGCACGTCGTGCTCGAGGCGGGCCACCCGAGCCCGATGAATCCCCGTGGGTTCCTCGGTAGCCGGCCGTTCAGTGCCACGAACAAAGCGCTCACCGACGCCGGTCTGCCGGAGATCACCTGGGAGCTCACCGCCTGAAGCAGGCTCGACCCTGAGAAGTATGTCCAGCTCTACCGACACCGGGGCGGAGGCCACCTACGGTCGATCGTATGACTGGCACCCGCCCCATCCCGACGCTTCCCGGTGACCCGGCCGGCTCGGGGGCCACGTCCAGTGCGATGGCTCCCGCCGACGCGGCCGACTCGAGAACCGCAGCCAGCGGTCTCGGCTCGGCGGGCGCGCTCGGCTCGGCCGCCAGCACGCTCGGCTCCGCGGGCCAGCTCGGCTCGGCAGCCAGCCCCCTCGGCTCCGCGGGCCAGCTCGGCTCCGCAGGCCTAGTCGGCGCCGCGGGCTTGGCGGCCACCGGCGATCAGTCCGGCCCGCCCGCTGCGGCTACTGGTCACGCGGGAGCCCACGGCCCAGCGGACGTCGGCCACTCGGGCGGCCCCAGCGGCTCGGGCGACCCCAGCGGCTCGGGCGGCCCCAGCGGCTCGGGCGGCCCCAGCGGCTCGGGCGACCCCAGCGGCTCGGGCGACCCCAGCGGCTCGGGCGACCCCAGCGGCTCGGGCGACCCCAGCGGCTCGGGCGACCCCAGCGGTCCCCACCCCACCGAACCCTTCAACACACCCGGCCCAGGCCCCGGCGGCCTCACCGCCCCCACCCCCACCCCCACCGAAAACCAGCGCCCCCGCACCGCCTGGCAAGCGCTCACCCGTCCCCCGAAGAACTTTCTGCTCTCCTCCTGGCCCTGGCGCTCTCTGATCTATCTCGCCTCCGGGAGCGTCTTCGGCCTCGCCGTCGCCATCGGGCTCGTGGTCGTCGCGATGACCGGCGCGGTCCTTTCGCTCTTCGCGATCGGGCTCGCCGTTCTCGCGCTCCTGCCGCTCGTCGGGCTGATCATCGCTCCGATCGAGCGCCGGCGGCTGCGCCTCGTCGACGCCGAGCCGATCGGCAACCCGCATCGGCCGCCGCCGGGGCCGGGGCCCTGGGCCTGGTTCAAGCACCGGTACCGCGAGGCCGCCACCTGGCGCGAGCTGGCCGCCACGATCCTGCTCTCGGTGCTCGGCATCGCCGATATGGTCGGGCTGTCGGTCGCGGTCACCAGCGTCGGTCTGCTCCTCGGGGCCCCGGTGGTCGTCGCGGTCGACAACTCGGCCGAAGGCGCGATCATGTTCGGCGGCTGGCACATCGAGTCGGTCGCCGAGTCGCTGCCGCTCGTCCCGATCGGCGCGCTCCTGGCGGTCCTGATCGCGTACTTCGTCACCGCGTGGGCCGCCGGCCGGGCGCAGCTCACCCGCATCCTGCTGGCGCCCCGCGAGGCCGAGCAGGGCGAACGGGTCGTGGCGCTGACCCGCTCCCGGGCCCGCCTGGTCGACGCGTTCCAGGCCGAGCGTCGCCGCATCGAACGTGACCTGCACGACGGGGCGCAGCAGCGGCTCGTCGCCCTCACCGTCGAACTGGGGCTCGCCCGGCTCGACCTGCCGGCCGGGTCCGACGTGTCCCGGCGGGTGGGGCACGCGCACGAGCAGGCCAAGCTCGCGCTGGCCGAGCTGCGTGAGCTGATCCGCGGCATCCACCCGCAGGTGCTCACCGACCGTGGCCTCGCCCCGGCGATCACCGACGTGGCGGGGCGGACGGCGGTGCCGGTGAAGGTCGACGTGAAGGTGCCCCGGCGGCTCGCGTCGGAGATCGAGGCCGCCGCCTACTTCGTCGTCACCGAGGCATTGGCGAACGTGGACCGCCACAGCCGGGCCACCAGCGCCGAGGTCCGCGGGTCGATCGCCGACGGGCGCCTGAGCGTCGAGGTCATCGACGACGGCGTCGGCGGCGCGAACCCCACCGCGGGCAGTGGTCTGGTCGGTCTCGCGGACCGGGTCGCGGTCGTCGACGGCGTACTCACTCTCGTCAGCCCGGTCGGGGGCCCTACTCTGCTGCGTGTGGAGATCCCCGTCAGGTGAGGATCGTTCTCGCCGAAGACAGCGTCCTGCTCCGAGAAGGCCTCGTCGGCCTGCTCACCCGCTACGGCCACGAGGTGGTGGCCGCGGTCGGTGACGCCCCCGGCCTGGCCGAGGCGGTGAGAACCAAAGATCCCGACCTGGTGGTCACCGACGTCCGCATGCCGCCGACCCACACCGACGACGGGCTGCGCGTCGCGGTGCTTCTCCGCTCCGAGCGGCCGAACCTGCCGATCCTCGTGCTCAGCCAGTACGTCGAGCAGACCTACGCCGCCGAGCTGCTCGACACC contains:
- a CDS encoding ABC transporter ATP-binding protein, with protein sequence MLATDTNTGVAAALHGVRKVYRSRSQHVTALDGVSLTFPTGSFTAVMGPSGSGKSTLLQCAAGLDSPTEGAIEVAGVQVHKLNEVQRTLLRRDRIGFVFQSFNLLPSLTAAQNVELPLRLAKRRPSGSEVRDALAAVGLADRARHRPTELSGGQQQRVAIARALITRPAVLFADEPTGALDSTTSREVLALLRGIVDRQRQTVVMVTHDPVAASYADQVVFLADGRLVGEIVGPTPDAVAARLAHLEA
- the ung gene encoding uracil-DNA glycosylase, whose amino-acid sequence is MALDLIALLPEPWQAVLTPFLDRDRVAELGRFVEREYAEQTVYPPVDDLFAAYRLCAPDDVRVLLLGQDPYHGPNQAHGLCFSVREGNRVPPSLRNVFKEMAADVGTEMPKSGELTAWGQQGILLLNSVLTVRGGKPGSHANKGWEEFTDATIRAVNTLDHRVVYLLWGSYARKKAALVTNPEHVVLEAGHPSPMNPRGFLGSRPFSATNKALTDAGLPEITWELTA
- a CDS encoding sensor histidine kinase — translated: MTGTRPIPTLPGDPAGSGATSSAMAPADAADSRTAASGLGSAGALGSAASTLGSAGQLGSAASPLGSAGQLGSAGLVGAAGLAATGDQSGPPAAATGHAGAHGPADVGHSGGPSGSGDPSGSGGPSGSGGPSGSGDPSGSGDPSGSGDPSGSGDPSGSGDPSGPHPTEPFNTPGPGPGGLTAPTPTPTENQRPRTAWQALTRPPKNFLLSSWPWRSLIYLASGSVFGLAVAIGLVVVAMTGAVLSLFAIGLAVLALLPLVGLIIAPIERRRLRLVDAEPIGNPHRPPPGPGPWAWFKHRYREAATWRELAATILLSVLGIADMVGLSVAVTSVGLLLGAPVVVAVDNSAEGAIMFGGWHIESVAESLPLVPIGALLAVLIAYFVTAWAAGRAQLTRILLAPREAEQGERVVALTRSRARLVDAFQAERRRIERDLHDGAQQRLVALTVELGLARLDLPAGSDVSRRVGHAHEQAKLALAELRELIRGIHPQVLTDRGLAPAITDVAGRTAVPVKVDVKVPRRLASEIEAAAYFVVTEALANVDRHSRATSAEVRGSIADGRLSVEVIDDGVGGANPTAGSGLVGLADRVAVVDGVLTLVSPVGGPTLLRVEIPVR